The following are encoded in a window of Paraburkholderia sp. HP33-1 genomic DNA:
- the dksA gene encoding RNA polymerase-binding protein DksA gives MTTKRLLTEAEILKMSDKDYMNEDQLAFFKNRLEQLQADILRNAGQTTENLRETVIVPDPADRATIEEEHALELRTRDRERKLLKKVQQSIARIEAGDYGWCEETGEPIGIPRLLARPTATLSLEAQERRELRQKLFGD, from the coding sequence ATGACGACGAAACGACTCTTGACCGAAGCCGAAATCCTGAAGATGAGCGACAAGGATTACATGAATGAGGATCAGCTCGCCTTCTTCAAGAACAGGCTCGAACAGTTGCAGGCGGACATTCTCCGCAATGCCGGCCAGACGACCGAGAACCTGCGCGAAACGGTCATCGTGCCGGACCCGGCCGATCGCGCCACGATCGAGGAAGAGCATGCGCTCGAACTGCGCACGCGCGACCGCGAGCGCAAGCTGCTGAAGAAGGTGCAGCAATCGATCGCGCGAATCGAGGCGGGCGACTACGGCTGGTGCGAGGAAACCGGCGAGCCGATCGGCATTCCGCGACTGCTCGCGCGGCCCACGGCCACGCTGTCGCTCGAAGCCCAGGAGCGCCGCGAACTGCGCCAGAAGCTGTTCGGCGACTGA
- the mgrA gene encoding L-glyceraldehyde 3-phosphate reductase, with protein sequence MAYEAASERYSDMQYRVCGKSGLKLPALSLGLWHNFGDTTPISTQRDILRTAFDLGITHFDLANNYGPPYGSAETNFGRLFKDDFKPYRDELLISSKAGWDMWPGPYGQGGGSRKYVLASLDQSLKRMGLEYVDIFYSHRFDAHTPLEETAGALASAVQQGKALYIGISSYSSAKTLEMTKLLAEYKVPLLIHQPSYNMLNRWIEHDLLDTLGEVGAGAIAFTPLAQGLLTGKYLNGVPADARVNKPGGGSLKDEHLSPQNIEHVRKLNDIAQRRGQSLAQMALAWALRDQRVTSVLIGASRAEQVRENVGALKNLAFSADELAEIDRYATEGGINLWEKPSTDQEI encoded by the coding sequence ATGGCTTACGAAGCAGCTTCAGAGCGCTATTCGGATATGCAATACCGCGTCTGCGGCAAGTCGGGTCTCAAACTGCCGGCGCTGTCGCTCGGCCTGTGGCATAACTTCGGCGACACCACGCCGATCTCGACGCAGCGCGACATCCTGCGCACGGCCTTCGACCTCGGCATCACGCACTTCGATCTCGCGAACAACTACGGCCCGCCGTACGGCAGCGCGGAAACCAATTTCGGGCGTCTGTTCAAGGACGATTTCAAACCGTATCGCGACGAGCTGCTGATTTCGTCGAAGGCCGGTTGGGACATGTGGCCGGGTCCGTACGGCCAGGGCGGCGGCTCGCGTAAATACGTGCTCGCGAGTCTTGATCAGAGCCTGAAGCGCATGGGCCTCGAATACGTCGACATCTTCTATTCGCATCGCTTCGACGCGCATACGCCGCTCGAGGAAACCGCGGGCGCATTGGCCAGCGCGGTGCAGCAGGGCAAGGCGCTGTATATCGGCATCTCGTCGTACTCGTCCGCAAAGACGCTCGAAATGACGAAGCTGCTTGCCGAATACAAGGTGCCGCTGCTGATCCATCAGCCGTCGTACAACATGCTGAACCGCTGGATCGAACACGACCTGCTCGATACGCTTGGCGAGGTCGGCGCTGGTGCAATCGCGTTCACGCCGCTCGCGCAGGGGCTGTTGACCGGCAAGTACCTGAACGGCGTGCCGGCCGATGCGCGCGTCAACAAGCCGGGCGGCGGTTCGTTGAAAGACGAGCACCTGAGCCCGCAGAACATCGAGCACGTGAGGAAGCTCAACGACATCGCGCAGCGACGCGGTCAGAGCCTCGCGCAGATGGCGCTCGCGTGGGCGTTGCGCGATCAGCGCGTGACGTCGGTGCTGATCGGCGCGAGCCGTGCGGAACAGGTGCGCGAGAACGTCGGCGCGCTGAAGAACCTCGCTTTCTCGGCAGACGAACTCGCCGAAATCGATCGCTATGCGACCGAAGGCGGGATCAACCTGTGGGAAAAGCCGTCGACGGATCAGGAGATCTGA
- a CDS encoding class I SAM-dependent rRNA methyltransferase, which produces MNTVTLKPSKEKSLLRRHPWVYANAIEHVDGRPAPGATVLVRAHDGRFLARAAYSPHSQIRARVWSFDEAEPIDHAFFKRRVQRAYAHRQAMVRDTGAVRLIFGEADGLPGLIVDHYVAEDAGQRSQLVCQFMAAGVEAWKDAIVAALVGATGCPNVYERSDVSIRQKEGLEQITGVLAGEPPSEQLIASENGVRYHVDVRNGHKTGFYVDQRDNRLLVQQFSQDRDVLNCFCYTGGFSLAALKGGAKRVVSVDSSGEALALAQQNVAANGFDAERATWLDADAFRTLRRLYDEGERFDLIVLDPPKFAPSREHVDRASRAYKDINLTGLKLLRPGGLLFTYSCSGAIDPELFQKIVSGAAADARVDARILKRLGAGVDHPLLTAFPEGEYLKGLLLQIA; this is translated from the coding sequence ATGAATACCGTTACGCTCAAACCGTCGAAAGAAAAATCGCTGCTGCGCCGCCATCCGTGGGTCTATGCAAATGCGATCGAGCACGTCGACGGCCGCCCCGCGCCCGGCGCGACCGTGCTCGTGCGCGCGCACGACGGCCGCTTTCTCGCGCGCGCCGCCTACAGCCCGCACTCGCAGATCCGCGCGCGCGTATGGAGCTTCGACGAAGCCGAACCGATCGATCACGCGTTCTTCAAGCGGCGCGTGCAGCGCGCGTACGCGCATCGTCAGGCGATGGTGCGCGACACCGGCGCGGTGCGGCTGATCTTCGGCGAGGCGGACGGTCTGCCCGGCCTGATCGTCGATCACTACGTCGCCGAGGACGCGGGCCAGCGCAGCCAGCTCGTCTGCCAGTTCATGGCGGCCGGCGTCGAAGCGTGGAAGGATGCGATCGTCGCGGCGCTGGTCGGCGCGACCGGTTGCCCGAACGTCTACGAGCGCTCGGACGTGTCGATCCGTCAGAAGGAAGGGCTCGAGCAGATCACCGGTGTGCTCGCGGGCGAGCCGCCGTCGGAGCAGCTGATCGCGAGCGAAAACGGCGTGCGCTATCACGTCGACGTGCGCAACGGCCACAAGACCGGCTTTTATGTCGACCAGCGCGATAACCGCCTGCTCGTGCAGCAGTTCTCGCAGGATCGCGACGTGCTGAACTGCTTCTGCTATACCGGCGGCTTTTCGCTCGCGGCGCTCAAGGGCGGCGCGAAGCGCGTGGTGTCGGTCGATTCGTCGGGTGAAGCGCTCGCGCTCGCGCAGCAGAACGTCGCGGCCAACGGCTTCGATGCCGAGCGCGCGACCTGGCTCGACGCCGACGCGTTCAGGACGCTGCGGCGCCTCTACGACGAAGGCGAGCGCTTCGACCTGATCGTGCTCGATCCGCCGAAATTCGCGCCGTCGCGCGAGCACGTGGATCGCGCGTCGCGGGCGTACAAGGACATCAACCTGACGGGCCTGAAGCTGCTGCGTCCGGGCGGTTTGCTGTTCACCTACTCGTGCTCGGGCGCGATCGATCCCGAGCTGTTCCAGAAGATCGTGTCCGGCGCGGCCGCCGACGCGCGCGTCGACGCACGCATCCTGAAGCGCCTTGGCGCGGGCGTCGATCACCCGCTGCTCACTGCGTTCCCCGAAGGCGAGTATCTGAAGGGACTGCTGTTGCAAATCGCCTGA
- a CDS encoding DUF484 family protein: MNDREVAEYLLANPEFFVEHAETLATIRLANPHGKAAVSLQERQMEMLRDKNKQLERRLAELLRYGHENDSIASKFNRWTIRVIGERDPYALPRTIAGGLRDIFDVPQAALRVWDLAEPYAQADFARHVGEEVRIFAGSLSTPYCGANTGFEAAQWLAQAAGASNATTTVATGAADDHGTASSETVQTTESIALLALRDPEGAADAPTFGLLVMGSSDPRRFHEGMATDFLTQIGALASAALSRLLPR; encoded by the coding sequence ATGAACGATCGCGAAGTCGCCGAATACCTCCTCGCCAATCCCGAATTCTTCGTCGAACACGCGGAAACGCTCGCGACGATCCGGCTCGCGAACCCGCACGGCAAAGCCGCGGTGTCGCTGCAGGAGCGGCAGATGGAGATGCTGCGCGACAAGAACAAGCAACTCGAGCGGCGCCTCGCCGAGCTGCTGCGCTACGGTCACGAGAACGACAGCATCGCGTCGAAATTCAACCGCTGGACCATCCGCGTGATCGGCGAGCGCGATCCATACGCGCTGCCACGCACGATCGCCGGCGGTCTGCGCGACATCTTCGACGTGCCGCAAGCGGCGTTGCGCGTGTGGGACCTCGCCGAGCCGTATGCGCAAGCCGACTTCGCGCGTCACGTCGGCGAAGAAGTGCGTATTTTCGCGGGCAGCCTGAGCACGCCGTACTGTGGGGCGAACACCGGTTTCGAGGCCGCGCAGTGGCTCGCGCAAGCGGCAGGCGCGTCCAACGCCACGACGACTGTGGCAACAGGTGCGGCCGACGACCACGGCACTGCGTCGAGCGAGACGGTGCAGACCACCGAATCGATCGCGCTGCTGGCGCTGCGCGACCCGGAAGGCGCCGCAGACGCGCCCACGTTCGGCCTGCTCGTGATGGGCTCGTCCGACCCGCGACGCTTCCACGAAGGCATGGCCACCGATTTCCTCACGCAGATCGGCGCGCTCGCGAGCGCCGCGCTGAGCCGGCTGCTGCCGCGCTGA
- the dapF gene encoding diaminopimelate epimerase, whose translation MKLKFTKMHGAGNDFIVLDGYTQPVNLTTAQVRALANRHFGVGADQLLLVEKPTVEGVDFRYRIFNCDGGEVEHCGNGARCFVKFVRERGLTDQRSVRVQVQKGTITLTMQDNGEVIVDMGTPVFDPELVPFATKGLQGRREGADTLWPLDVNGTTRWMSVVSMGNPHAVQVVDDAEAFPVLVEGPAIERHTRFPQRVNAGFMQIVSRNEIRLRVYERGAGETLACGTGACAAVAAGIRRGLLDAPVLVHTHGGDLTITWDIAQPGTPLLMAGPAATVFEGEIELADQASNVSQHNPSNPVAVAPSV comes from the coding sequence GTGAAGCTCAAGTTCACCAAAATGCACGGCGCGGGCAACGACTTCATCGTGCTCGACGGCTATACCCAACCGGTCAATCTGACCACGGCGCAGGTGCGCGCGCTCGCGAACCGTCATTTCGGCGTCGGCGCCGACCAGTTGCTGCTGGTCGAAAAGCCGACCGTCGAAGGCGTCGATTTCAGATATCGCATCTTCAATTGCGACGGCGGCGAGGTCGAGCACTGCGGCAACGGCGCGCGCTGCTTCGTCAAGTTCGTGCGCGAGCGCGGTCTCACCGACCAGCGCAGCGTACGCGTGCAGGTACAGAAAGGCACGATCACGCTGACCATGCAAGACAACGGCGAAGTGATCGTCGACATGGGCACGCCGGTGTTCGACCCCGAGCTTGTGCCGTTCGCGACCAAGGGCCTGCAAGGCCGCCGCGAAGGCGCGGACACGCTCTGGCCGCTCGACGTGAATGGCACGACGCGCTGGATGTCGGTGGTGTCGATGGGCAATCCGCATGCGGTGCAGGTCGTCGACGATGCCGAGGCATTCCCGGTGCTCGTCGAAGGTCCGGCGATCGAGCGGCACACGCGCTTCCCGCAGCGGGTCAACGCAGGCTTCATGCAGATCGTCAGCCGCAACGAAATCAGGCTGCGCGTCTACGAACGCGGCGCGGGCGAAACGCTCGCATGCGGCACCGGCGCGTGCGCCGCGGTCGCGGCCGGCATCCGGCGCGGACTGCTCGATGCGCCGGTGCTCGTGCACACGCATGGCGGCGATCTGACGATCACGTGGGACATCGCGCAGCCAGGCACGCCGCTGCTGATGGCCGGCCCCGCGGCCACCGTTTTCGAAGGTGAGATCGAGTTGGCCGATCAAGCGTCAAACGTCTCCCAGCACAATCCGTCCAACCCGGTCGCCGTTGCGCCCTCCGTCTAA
- a CDS encoding lipid A biosynthesis lauroyl acyltransferase, producing the protein MLSRYGAKLAIGLLKLFALLPYGFVARLGDGLGWLLYQIPSRRKRIVHTNLKLCFPDWSDERREDVAQKHFRHAIRSYLERSVQWFGSAKKLEKLIQLDSAIDLTDPNLPPTLFLGLHFVGIEAGSIFLNYSLKRQCGSLYQPMSNQELEAVAKAARARFGADMASRADSARVVLRWLRDRKPVMLGADMDYGARNSTFVPFFGVPTCTLTAVGRLAKVGHAQVVPFIGEVLPNYKGYRLKVFKPWDHYPTGDDDSDARRMNEFLEEQIPLMPEQYYWVHKRFKTRPPGVPGVY; encoded by the coding sequence ATGCTGAGCCGCTACGGCGCGAAGCTCGCGATCGGGCTGCTCAAACTCTTTGCCTTGTTGCCCTATGGTTTCGTCGCCCGTCTCGGTGATGGCCTCGGCTGGCTGCTCTACCAGATCCCGAGCCGCCGCAAGCGCATCGTTCACACGAATCTGAAGCTGTGCTTCCCCGACTGGAGCGACGAGCGCCGCGAGGACGTCGCGCAGAAGCATTTCCGTCACGCGATCCGCAGCTATCTCGAGCGCAGCGTCCAGTGGTTCGGCTCGGCAAAGAAGCTCGAAAAGCTGATCCAGCTCGACAGCGCGATCGACCTGACGGACCCGAACCTGCCGCCCACATTGTTTCTCGGCTTGCATTTCGTGGGCATCGAGGCCGGGTCGATCTTTCTGAACTATTCACTCAAGCGCCAGTGCGGCTCGCTCTATCAGCCCATGTCGAATCAGGAACTCGAGGCGGTCGCGAAAGCGGCGCGCGCGCGTTTCGGCGCGGACATGGCGAGCCGCGCGGACAGCGCGCGCGTCGTGCTGCGCTGGCTGCGCGACCGCAAACCGGTGATGCTCGGCGCGGACATGGACTACGGCGCACGCAATTCGACGTTCGTGCCGTTCTTCGGCGTGCCGACCTGCACGCTGACCGCGGTCGGCCGTCTCGCGAAGGTCGGGCATGCGCAGGTCGTGCCGTTCATCGGCGAAGTGCTGCCGAATTACAAGGGCTACCGGCTCAAGGTCTTCAAGCCCTGGGACCACTACCCGACCGGCGACGATGACTCCGACGCACGACGCATGAATGAGTTTCTCGAAGAGCAGATTCCGCTGATGCCCGAGCAGTATTACTGGGTGCACAAGCGTTTCAAGACACGGCCGCCCGGTGTGCCGGGGGTGTATTGA
- a CDS encoding DUF3185 family protein: protein MTKAISIALIVGGIVLLYFGGQAFNSVSSDVSRFLTGSPTNKAIVLIVAGVVATLAGLTGVALSGRKR from the coding sequence ATGACGAAAGCGATTTCGATCGCGCTGATTGTCGGCGGTATCGTGCTGCTGTATTTCGGCGGGCAGGCGTTCAATTCGGTGAGCAGCGACGTGTCGCGCTTCTTGACCGGTTCGCCGACCAACAAGGCCATCGTGCTGATCGTCGCGGGCGTGGTGGCAACGCTCGCCGGGCTGACGGGAGTCGCGTTGTCGGGGCGCAAGCGCTAA
- the xerC gene encoding tyrosine recombinase XerC — translation MTAADPIAAYLSHLEHERRLSAHTLRGYTHELDELKQLAKGRPLESLTAVDIRGAVARAHAGGLTARSIGHRLSAWRAFYRWLAGRVELPANPVAAVRAPKQAKTLPKALSVDDAARLMDNPATDSPEGLRDHAMLELFYSSGLRLAELVGLDVRFADADGYRSAGWLKLDAGEVEVLGKGNRRRVVPVGSKAVAALNAWLAVRDRMVRHDPHPLFLSTRGNRLSPNVVRERVKRAALAAGIPANVHPHVLRHSFATHVLQSSGDLRAVQELLGHASITATQVYTGLDFQHLAHVYDSAHPRAKKRN, via the coding sequence GTGACCGCCGCCGACCCGATCGCCGCCTATCTGTCGCATCTCGAACACGAGCGGCGGCTCTCGGCGCATACGCTGCGCGGCTACACGCATGAGCTGGACGAACTGAAGCAGCTCGCCAAAGGTCGACCGCTCGAAAGCCTCACCGCCGTCGACATCCGCGGCGCCGTCGCCCGCGCACATGCGGGCGGCCTCACCGCGCGGTCGATCGGCCATCGGTTGTCGGCATGGCGCGCGTTTTATCGCTGGCTCGCCGGCCGCGTCGAGCTGCCGGCCAATCCGGTCGCCGCGGTGCGTGCGCCGAAGCAGGCGAAAACGCTGCCGAAGGCGCTCTCCGTCGACGACGCCGCGCGCCTGATGGACAATCCGGCCACCGACTCCCCCGAAGGCCTGCGCGACCACGCGATGCTCGAGCTGTTCTATTCGTCGGGCCTGCGGCTCGCCGAGCTGGTCGGCCTCGACGTGCGTTTCGCCGACGCCGACGGCTACCGCTCCGCCGGCTGGCTCAAGCTCGATGCCGGCGAAGTCGAAGTGCTCGGCAAAGGCAACCGGCGTCGCGTCGTGCCGGTGGGCAGCAAGGCGGTCGCGGCGCTGAACGCGTGGCTCGCGGTGCGCGACCGGATGGTCCGCCACGATCCGCATCCGCTCTTCCTGTCGACGCGCGGCAACCGGCTGTCGCCGAACGTCGTGCGCGAGCGCGTCAAGCGCGCGGCGCTCGCCGCCGGTATTCCGGCCAACGTGCATCCGCACGTGCTGCGCCATTCATTCGCGACGCACGTGCTGCAGTCGAGCGGCGATCTGCGCGCCGTGCAGGAGCTGCTCGGCCACGCGAGCATCACCGCGACGCAGGTTTATACGGGGCTTGATTTCCAGCACCTCGCCCACGTCTACGACAGCGCGCATCCGCGCGCGAAAAAACGCAACTGA
- a CDS encoding phytanoyl-CoA dioxygenase family protein translates to MSLHSKKEQIQALREQGFVVVPGLVSPERCDELKRIAERQLQEAAAPIEFEADLQYPGAPSSKDAPGGHTVRRLLDAYGRHPAFAQWATAPEIRGWMELYFGEEPRLSRAHHNCMMTKHPAYGSLTGWHRDVRYWSFERDDLVSVWLAVGPETVDNGALWFLPQSHGAAFTSDRFDEAKFFRTDVAENQAAIRTAVSPELKTGDVVFFHCNTLHSAGKNLSDEVKFSLVFTYHGVSNVPLPGTRSAAKPEIAF, encoded by the coding sequence ATGTCACTCCATTCGAAGAAAGAGCAGATCCAGGCGTTGCGGGAGCAGGGTTTTGTCGTCGTACCAGGACTCGTGTCGCCCGAGCGTTGCGACGAGCTGAAGCGGATCGCGGAGCGGCAACTGCAGGAAGCGGCGGCGCCAATCGAATTCGAAGCGGATCTGCAGTATCCGGGGGCGCCGTCATCGAAAGATGCGCCGGGCGGACATACGGTGCGGCGCCTGCTCGACGCGTACGGCCGTCACCCGGCATTCGCGCAATGGGCGACCGCGCCGGAAATCCGCGGCTGGATGGAGTTGTATTTCGGCGAGGAGCCGCGTCTGTCGCGCGCGCATCACAACTGCATGATGACCAAGCACCCCGCGTACGGCAGCCTGACCGGCTGGCATCGTGACGTGCGCTACTGGTCGTTCGAGCGCGACGATCTGGTGTCGGTGTGGCTCGCGGTCGGCCCGGAAACCGTCGATAACGGCGCGTTGTGGTTCCTGCCGCAATCGCACGGCGCGGCATTCACGTCCGACCGTTTCGATGAAGCGAAATTTTTCCGCACGGATGTCGCGGAGAACCAGGCCGCGATCCGTACCGCGGTGTCGCCCGAGCTGAAGACCGGCGACGTGGTGTTCTTCCACTGCAACACGCTGCACTCGGCCGGCAAGAATCTCAGCGACGAAGTGAAGTTCTCGCTGGTGTTCACCTATCACGGCGTGAGTAATGTGCCGCTGCCCGGTACGCGCTCGGCCGCGAAGCCCGAAATCGCGTTCTAG
- a CDS encoding CobW family GTP-binding protein: MIPVTILTGFLGSGKTTLLKRILNEKHGMKIAVIENEFGEENIDNEILVQDTTEQIIQMSNGCICCTIRGDLSRVLGDLAAKKQAGEVDFDRVVIETTGLANPGPVAQTFFMDDQIASEFLLDAIITLVDAKHANRQLDEHEVVQRQVGFADRLFITKADLVDEPHVADLRHRLLHMNPKAAIKVVNFGEANIKEIFDLRGFNLNSKLEIDPDFLAEDEHAHSHAHAHDEHGHAHGDHDHDHENCDHEHGHCNHDGHDHGHHHHAHHDDKIKSFVYRSDRPFDPNKLEDFLGGILQIYGEHLLRYKGVLYMKGVDRKVVFQGVHQMMGSDLAAKWQPAEKKTNKMVFIGIELPRDLITDGLDACLACLA; this comes from the coding sequence ATGATTCCAGTCACCATCCTGACCGGCTTTCTCGGCAGCGGCAAAACCACCCTGCTCAAGCGCATCCTGAACGAAAAGCACGGCATGAAGATCGCCGTCATCGAGAACGAGTTCGGCGAAGAGAACATCGACAACGAGATCCTCGTTCAGGACACGACCGAGCAGATCATCCAGATGAGCAACGGCTGCATCTGCTGCACGATTCGCGGCGACCTGTCGCGCGTGCTCGGCGATCTGGCCGCGAAGAAGCAGGCGGGCGAAGTGGACTTCGACCGCGTCGTGATCGAAACCACCGGCCTCGCCAATCCGGGCCCGGTCGCGCAGACCTTCTTCATGGACGACCAGATCGCGAGCGAATTCCTGCTCGACGCGATCATCACGCTGGTCGACGCGAAGCACGCGAACCGTCAGCTCGACGAGCATGAAGTGGTGCAGCGCCAGGTCGGTTTCGCGGACCGCCTGTTCATCACGAAGGCCGATCTCGTCGACGAGCCGCACGTGGCGGATCTGCGCCACCGTCTGCTGCACATGAACCCGAAGGCGGCGATCAAGGTCGTCAATTTCGGCGAAGCGAACATCAAGGAAATCTTCGATCTGCGCGGCTTCAACCTGAACTCGAAGCTCGAAATCGATCCGGACTTCCTCGCCGAAGACGAACACGCGCACAGCCATGCGCATGCGCACGACGAGCACGGCCATGCGCACGGCGACCATGACCATGATCACGAGAACTGCGATCACGAGCATGGCCATTGCAACCACGACGGCCACGATCATGGGCATCACCACCATGCGCATCACGATGACAAGATCAAGTCGTTCGTGTATCGCAGCGATCGTCCGTTTGATCCGAACAAGCTCGAAGACTTCCTCGGCGGCATTCTGCAGATCTACGGCGAGCATCTGCTGCGCTACAAGGGCGTGCTGTATATGAAGGGCGTCGATCGCAAGGTCGTGTTCCAGGGCGTGCATCAGATGATGGGCAGCGACCTCGCCGCGAAATGGCAACCGGCCGAGAAGAAGACCAACAAGATGGTGTTCATCGGCATCGAACTGCCGCGCGACCTGATCACCGACGGTCTCGACGCCTGCCTCGCCTGCCTCGCCTGA
- the metK gene encoding methionine adenosyltransferase has translation MANDYLFTSESVSEGHPDKVADQISDAILDAILAQDKYSRVAAETLCNTGLVVLAGEITTTANVDYIQIARNTIKRIGYDNTDYGIDYRGCAVLVAYDKQSPDIAQGVDRAHDNNLDQGAGDQGLMFGYACEETPELMPLPIHLSHRLVERQANLRRDGRLPWLRPDAKSQVTVRYVDGKPHSIDTVVLSTQHSPDIDLATLREAVIEEVIKPTLPAELIKGDIKFLVNPTGRFVIGGPQGDCGLTGRKIIVDTYGGAAPHGGGAFSGKDPSKVDRSAAYAGRYVAKNIVAAGLASRCLIQVSYAIGVAQPTSVMVNTFGTGRVSDATITELVRQHFDLRPKGIIQMLDLLRPIYEKSAAYGHFGREEPEFTWEATDKALALAEAAGTEPVAALAE, from the coding sequence GTGGCAAACGACTATCTCTTCACTTCCGAATCCGTTTCCGAAGGCCATCCCGACAAAGTCGCGGACCAGATCTCGGACGCGATCCTCGACGCCATCCTCGCGCAAGACAAGTACTCACGTGTCGCGGCCGAAACGCTGTGCAACACGGGTCTCGTCGTGCTGGCCGGTGAAATTACCACGACCGCAAACGTTGACTACATCCAGATCGCGCGCAATACGATCAAGCGCATCGGCTACGACAACACCGACTACGGCATCGACTACCGCGGCTGCGCGGTGCTCGTCGCGTACGACAAGCAGTCGCCGGACATCGCCCAGGGCGTGGACCGCGCACACGACAACAACCTCGATCAAGGCGCGGGCGACCAGGGCCTGATGTTCGGTTACGCGTGCGAAGAAACGCCGGAACTGATGCCGCTGCCGATCCACCTGTCACACCGTCTCGTCGAGCGTCAGGCGAATCTGCGCCGCGACGGCCGTCTGCCCTGGCTGCGTCCCGATGCGAAGTCGCAGGTCACCGTGCGCTACGTCGACGGCAAGCCGCATTCGATCGACACGGTCGTGCTGTCCACCCAGCATTCGCCGGACATCGATCTCGCTACGCTGCGCGAAGCGGTGATCGAGGAAGTGATCAAGCCGACGCTGCCGGCCGAGCTGATCAAGGGCGACATCAAGTTCCTCGTGAACCCGACCGGTCGCTTCGTGATCGGCGGTCCGCAGGGCGATTGCGGTCTGACGGGCCGCAAGATCATCGTCGATACGTATGGCGGCGCGGCGCCGCACGGCGGCGGCGCATTCTCGGGCAAGGATCCGTCGAAGGTCGACCGCTCGGCAGCTTACGCTGGCCGTTACGTCGCGAAGAACATCGTGGCCGCGGGCCTTGCTTCGCGCTGCCTGATCCAGGTGTCGTACGCGATCGGCGTCGCCCAGCCGACTTCGGTGATGGTCAACACGTTCGGCACGGGCCGCGTGTCGGATGCAACGATCACGGAACTGGTGCGTCAGCATTTCGACCTGCGTCCGAAGGGCATCATCCAGATGCTCGACCTGTTGCGCCCGATCTACGAGAAGAGCGCGGCCTACGGTCACTTCGGCCGCGAAGAGCCGGAATTCACGTGGGAAGCCACCGACAAGGCGCTCGCACTCGCCGAAGCAGCAGGCACCGAGCCGGTCGCGGCGCTGGCCGAATAA